The Bombus vancouverensis nearcticus chromosome 11, iyBomVanc1_principal, whole genome shotgun sequence DNA window ACCTAATTTTCTTGTATGGTGCAAATAAAAAGTAGTGTAATCCTTCGCTTCTATTTTTACGCCATGCACTCTTTAATTCTTATTCTTCTACTCTCGACGTCGTGCagacgatattttattttttctcgttTCGCACGGTTTCGCCCAGCGAAACGCGTCGAtgatacacacatacatattcCCGTTTGCACGCGAGATCTGCAAAGACCGTTTTGACTTTTCGGAATATAGGTACACTagactctttctctttctttctctctctctctctctttttctctttttctttttctctctggtCGTTCGCGTTCTCCTCGGTGCCACGTAAAAATACCGCAAAACTTCAAAGTGTCGTTTTACAGCTCACGCGCGGCAACGGGAACGTTTACGTTCCCGTATTTTCATTCCATTCGAATTAATAACATATGTTCGTGCACGACATCTCTGGTCCATCTCGTCCCTATTAAACGAATCTGCGTATTAATTCGCCAGTTATATAAGTTTTCGTGGCTCCGAGAAATGTAAGGAAATTAACATCTGTTCTAATGCCACACCTATGGTAAACACGCTGGTTAAATATCAGTCGATACCGAAATATTATGTAATCTTTGCCCATCCTTTTACGGATAGACAAATTtttgtctctctgtctctcccccccccctctctctctctttctctctctgtttcgTCTGAATCGTACGTACTCGTTTTAGAGAGATGTTAAGATCGAGGCGCGATTCTCGCTCGCGACATACCTATTTATTTTTTgcaacagtactttttatttcgAAATAGCGGTTATCAAAAATTATCGACCTGCAGACTTATCGACTCGCGATTTATCGTGCACAACTAGAAAGTTTCGGCATTCGAATTTCGTTTCCTGGCCGACGTTGGTGCACATATTCGTAACGCTGGCGCGCATCTCGAATCGGACCAATCTCCTTAGATTTCGCGTTATAAAATGTTGCTTGGTCGAGACTCGGCCAGCCAAGGCATATTTTATTAAGCGATAAGATAAGTGTCAAGCTTTCGCTGGTTTAAATAGCGTACATTATTTCTGATTATAGGTGAATAGATATAACGATGGTAGATACGCAACACTTTTGTCTGCGATGGAACAATTACCAAAGCAGTATAACGTCGGCGTTTGAAAACTTAAGGGACGATGAAGATTTTGTGGACGTCACATTGGCCTGCGATGGCAAAAGCCTCAAAGCGCACCGCGTCGTACTTTCCGCATGCAGTCCCTATTTTAGAGAATTGCTCAAGGTAAGACATAGACATCGTATCTGATCCTGTGTTCCGCGATTTTGCGCCGATCCATCGTATAAATCTACATTCTTTATTGTCACCGTACCAGCGATGTATCGAGTGCAACGTCATTGTGTAACCATTGCAAGAAAACGTCTCTTCTTTTCCTCCTTGCTTGCCCTTTTGCAGAGCACACCGTGTAAACACCCGGTGATAGTACTTCAAGACGTAGCGTTCAGCGACTTGCACGCTTTGGTGGAGTTCATCTATCACGGGGAAGTGAACGTGCATCAGCGTTCCCTTAGCAGTTTTTTGAAGACTGCCGAAGTCCTCAGGGTATCGGGACTTACGCAACAAGCCGACCAAACAGACAGGGACGAGGTAAGCATTCCTCCGATCGTTTTCCTTGCTATTTTCTTCTCTAGCGTTCGTGGAACACACAGCAACCCATCGGCCATATGTAATATCCGAGTAATATCGAGCCTCGGTACCTCGCAAATTGATTATGCTTTGAATGTTATCTCTGATAGAGACGTGACTTTTAACTAAAGAACACCTTATCTCGGTGCAGAACGTGTATCCATCTTGATTCCAATCCATAATTGTCCTAGGTCAAGCAAACAAAGATAACCAGATTGCATTACAAATAGAAAGCGAGCAATCGTGATCGTGTTCTGGCGGGCATGCGCGGTACCGTCGAGCGATATATCGAGTATTTTCTTCGTCGACGATCTCTTCCCTTGATTACTCTTTTCTCTTTCAACCTTACAACCCGCCACCGTTTTACCGGCGAGCATGATGCTCCTTTTCGTtacttctgttttttttttcttgtttcctttttaattgcAGCTATCCCATGTACGCGCGTTGGCTGCCGGTGGTAACCACCTTCCCTTTCACGAAAAATCAGAAGAGAGTTTCCCCCGGGGTGGTTCCCCGCCCACACCAGTAACCCCGACACCGACGACCGTGCAGCAATTGCTACGTCGAGCGCAGATACGCAGGAACGAGAGACGAACACCGGATCCGCACGATGAGTCGGCGAAGAAGCCGAGGGTGCCGTCGCCGCCTCTCAACAACAACGACGCTACTCCCACGGATTTCTCGATGGTGAAGAACAACCATCTGTCGAGCAAGGTCGAGGGTAACGGCGTGCACGAGGAGAACAGCCCCCTGGAAGACAACATCAAGTGCGAGCCGTTGGAGCTGACAGGTGGTAACAGCGGTAACGGAGGCAACAACGAAGACTCGTCGGATTCTGGAGCTGCGGCGTCGGACCGGCCACCCGCGTCGGCCAGCAGTAACGAGCACGAGGCCGAATCCGAACACACGTCCACCCCGAATTTTTTGTCCGAAACGAAAATCTTCCCCACGCCTGGAAGCTTTAATTTCAGTATGGCAGCGCTAGCCACGGAGCATACACCATTGTCAGGTACGTACATCATTCGCGTTTCTACTGGGCCTGTACGCATTGACCAATTTTCATCGTCTACCCCTCACACACGCATCGAGCACGATTTTCTTTTAACCCCGTTTGCATTGCCTTTTATAGTTTTCCCTCCCGTGATTTTTGGCTATTTTGGTTTCTGCGTTCGAAACTCGACAGGACACTGATATGGTTATTTCAcaccctttctttttttttctattctttctttatCCTTCCTTTCATATTTTTCCCCCTTATAAGCAAGGTAGTTTTAGAAGACGATTATAGAAGATTCTTTCCATCGAGTCTCTGTTAATTGCGATGTTGCGTACAGGCCGTTGTTCGGTCGATAGTGCGAAAGAATGTTCGTTGCTACGTGTGACGATAGTGAAATTTCCAGGATTGGGCCACGGGTTGCAACCACCGGACTTGGCAGGAACTTCGCAAGGTAAGAATATTTGCTATTAGCTCTGCCCTAGTGAAAATCATTAGAATATCAACGATCGAGGACTCGACAGAGAAGTGGACAACCCCCACCccgtgtacatatatacatagatcGTGGTTCGTATGGTCGTTCTGGAAATCTGTCACGCACGATCCTGTTTGGGGTTGACTTGAACCTTTGATTTCTGTTGATTTTTCACAGGGCATTTCTATGCTGTTCCATTATTTTCTATCGACAGTCGATACATCGTGGCCGCATTTGTCTGCGGTGTAGCGGTTCGCTCTAATATAAAGTAACTAAAAGACTTGTGCAGTTATATCAAACACTAACAAATCACGAATTATAAGAAtgattatacatattatatatatacatacatatatatatttttttttatttggttgcGGTGAAAGAGCACTACTGTCTGCTTGGACGATTAAAACTTCTTCTAATTGGCATGCGTTACAAAAATCATTGATATCATCATTACTTAAATGATACCATTTACCTTGCATTTGCATTTCATGATGTCATAACGTTCCCGCGGTTATCAACGAATTCGCGACGTTAGAAGGGATTTATCTGCTCACCTATCATCCGTTTTtacttcttttgtttcttttaacTGTGCTTCGCCTTTCATCTTTCGTCGTTTACTGAAAATTCGGAGAAGAATGGATAAACGTTCGGCCATTCGATCAAATCAAACCGGGAGCAAATCCGTTTAAATCGCGCGCCTCGTTTGCTCCCTGTATCTCCAGGTTAGAACGAAACATGCCGCGATTACACGCGGCCGATACGTTTTATAGAGCGGAGACGCTCTCCGCGGATGACTACAGGCAAAGAACAGCAGATACATTCGTTCTTTCGACTCGTCGAATTCGCTACGATCATTCTAATTGGCACAAAGCGATGAAAGAAACCATCACTGTTTGGCATCACTGTACAAAGTATCTGCCGCAATCTCTACCATgtttaatgaaaaaaaagagaaagtaagATCGAAAAGACCCCTCTTCATAGAAAGAAACGATAAAAGagtagaaaatgaaagaaaaagatctaaaacaaaaaaaaaaaaaaagaaggcaAAAGAAAGTACAGAAGAAGTTAATGAGTAACGATGCAGCGACAGACTGTTCTCTTTGTGTACACCTAATAAATCCTCGAAGAAATTTGCCAAAGTATTACCGATTTATTAATACTTTGAGTTTCGCGAATCGCGTCAAATGTCACTTTTATCGACGATTGATCtttcattctatatatatatatatatatatatatatatatatatatacatacatatatatgtatatacatatatatgtatacgtgccGTGCTCGTATTGTCCAAATCATCGTTAAGTTTTGTATCAGTGTTGTCGTCCCATTAACGTTTGTTAACGGAAAACACGCCGCTGCCGCGATATCGCCGATACGACAGCATTATGACATtgcttataattttatatttacgaatattatacatatatatatatatatttatatgttcttTACACATGTAAACATATACGCATattaccatatatatatatatatatatatatcgagcaacgtaattataaaatatatttttcttttatcattatatattttacagaCGTTATCGTGTATTACCAATTTGAAAAGTTCGCAATTACACCGTAATTGTACGTAATTATAATCGTGAAACACATCGTCACGAGACACTTTGCAGCTTGTTCGTTTCCAATTACGAAAGAGGATGTGATAGGTCGTCCAATTTTGTCACACTCTTTTATATTATTCGAGAGACATTTGACTCTGACGTGCGTGTACCATATGGTAACGTCATTACGGTATATCTGCCGACTTATTGGCCATTTTTTCTCACTCGCTGGGACGGACAATTTGCTCTCTTTTTACTGTACGTCACGCTTGTACGCTATGCATATTTGGGGGGTCGTGGAGCGAACGCGCTCGCTGGGGCGGGGGTTAACGGTAAACTCGCTTAATAACGGTAAACGTTTCAACATACTCGACTTTGCCGAAGGAATACGAAGTGTTCTCGTTTTAGTAGCAAGATGCATTATCTGCTAGATTAGACAAACGTAGccattttcttattcttttttttttttcaccatGGAGACGAACGAACGACGATCGCAGAGGTATCACGATCGTAAACGCTTAAATACCCAAAGTTTCGAAAGCCGCGCAATCTGAACGAGAAAACAaacgaaaacaaaaaaatatcgtCGATCATGGGGATACGTCGTCTTCGGTTTCGCGATCGTCAGAGGAGAAGGTCTTAAATGCGTTCTAACAGTGTCGTTAAGTAAATTCAGGTGCGGCTTCGCCCGCCTCCTCGATTAATATTTGAACGACTGGCTTATACTAGGTTAGTACTGAAAAAGTTATCAGGGGCCGTCGATAAGACCACAGATGTTATCCGCAAAATTCAAGGTCCCTCTATCTCCGACCAACGTGGCCAACTAAACATTGGCCTAACTAAAAATACGACGACCTTGGTACGCCACTCACGTTCTTGCGGCGCAGTGCGAATCATTAGACACATTAAATTATACGTGGCTGGTTCGCGAAGCTGTTCGACCCGGAGCCTAACACGGCGTATTTTCTCTCGACGTGATCGTCAGTCCGTTCTTTTCAGAAAGTCATCTCCCCCTccttttctgttttcttttctttttttttttcttttactcttTTCGCTTCTGTACATTTCGGTTTGCTGCACTCGCGAGACAACAAAGCGCAGCGAATAAGCAGAGAACGTTACGTCGTTTCGACGCAAGAATAGACGAGTTGTTTGGACGTGCCGTTAAAAACGATAGCGCGCATCGTTCTTGGCCGCGAAAATTTCTCCGTTGAAAAATTTCTAGCCAAGCACGCCTCTCTAATCGGTCACTTGCAGCGTACGCGACGAATGCTTGTTTGTTTTTTCGCAGTTTTTATCTCGGCTAAGGCTTGTCGGTTCCTATCTATCGCGCGTATGCCCGCTCGCGACGGacaattttttttcttgttcGACCGAACGAACTGCAGCGACGTGATTTTGGCAAGGTTTCAGCCGAGAGATAGTTGCAGGGTCGTCGGTCCCGCGAAACTTTCCACCTACTCCGTTTCGTTTGTTAAACGACGGGCAACCGAACGGTGCGAGTTTGCGTtaaaattaaaacgaaagaACGCACGGCACACCTGACTCGATTTTATAGCTGTTTGTTTCTACGTTAGATTATATTGAGTATTTTATTCCGCTTGTTCGTTTCGACGATCGATGGTGTTTTATGATAGCAGatttttgataatattgatagttccgGCGATAATAGCAATAGTTTCGACATATGAAACAACATCGTGCAAGTTAATCGGGGGAAAAGATCAAGGTCTAGAAGTTTCGTAGATCAATTTAGAAAACGCGTTATCATTTCGACACACAGATAAAGTGAAATTTTAGTCTTGTAAATAGCGCGCACAGCGCCCGTTCCTTAATCATCTTTAATTCGTAATGGCTGGTTACGTAAAAAACAATCGTGCCAGATAGAAAGTACAACGTACGACCACTTGTCGAGCGATCAGCCTTAGACGAGAGCGcgagtttctttgttccttcgCCTCTCTTCTGTACTCACACGGTTAAGATCTTTTTATTCCGCGCAGAGCCGGCTGCGAGCATATGGCGGTCCGCGTGTTTCTAGGCAGATTCGTCGAGGCCGTCGGAAAAAAATTCCCAAACGAATTTTGCTCTCGAACTTTCTGGTATACGGTCATTTCTGCTACATCGATACTGTCGTTATGAATGCACGATATTATAGATCGGCGAGAGAGGAAATCGTGCGAAACAATGAAAATTATACGATCGATCGCGTTAACCTTTCACACTGTGTCtgtctcttctctttcttctttttttttttttttttttgctgtcCGAAACGATGAATTTCACGCCGTaacatttgaaattaaaataattgtgcGACCTGATCGATgcgtttatttttttttccaaaGGCAGGTCGTTGTACGATGCGCGAGCATCTCTTGTATATAACATTTTATACGCGCGCGTACAATATATTTCGTTGTCATTTATTTAAAGCGTGTGCCCGAGAGAGAAGTTTTGCATAGAGCGACCGACACTCGGAGAAAGATGCGTTTATCGCGGTCTAATTTTAAATCTATTCATTCTGCTCCTTTCTCTCCGCGCGCGTCTATGCCCGCGTTTCTCGGCCGGTTTCGATGTCATTATCGCAAAGAGAGGAGAAATTCTTTCCCCGGGCCTAGATATTCTTAGCCCGTTTCCCGCTCGCCactaaaattgtttaaaaagcCGATACGTAGCGGTGTTGGTAGCGGGACTACCGCCACGGTCCCGCCACCGTCACGATTCCCTTTTCTCCACCTCCCTCCCTTTTCTCTCACCCCCGCCTTCCTcatccccccttttttttttcttcctttattttctcTCGTTTTCTGCTCTTTTCCGCGAACGCCTGCATCCGCGGTAACCTGTTGTAAAACCCGGCCGCATAAAAATAGCGGGTGCCGAGCTCTGGAGTCGAGCACTTTAtcctctttctctgtctctttgTATCAGAGGGCGCGTTGCAGCGCATCgagcaaatatttatttcacggGACGTTCTCAGTGCCGGACATACCGCGCTCCGCCACGTATTCTTCCTCGCCTCGTTTTTCCTTCGGCCTTTTTTAATGGCCGACCGAATTCTTCGCACGAAAGCGATGGTCCACGCTTCGGTCGGTCCCGCGAAATGCTCGACCAACGACTTAGGCTGCAGTTGCAACGAACGCGTGTCCCGACGAACTGGCGTTTCGACGAATTGGAAGAAAATCAGGCCGCAAAAAATATCGAAGTACTGGAGTGTTCCTTTCATCAGATTTTACATTTCATCTTCGTCGTATGCGAATCTTCGTGATACGAATCTTAACAGGCTTGGATTTAATTGATGGAGCgtataaaaatgttataataCGTAGAATGTAGAGCAAACAGTTTCTTTAGTTTGCACGTATGTATTTTGGTATTCTGATGTTTCGATAATGAAAACGACGGTTCGTCGGAACGCGCATCGACTGTTCCACAGCTCGAAGGATTACACGTAGGATTTTTGTTGTTCGTGTTTTTCGAATAGAATCCTTGCTTCGTCACTTCGTAGGAAGCGATTGACGTGGCCCGAAGAACGGGAAGGGGAACGGGGCAGGGCGTTTCATATTCGATCGAATCGGCAAACTACATAGTAGCCAAGGAAAGAAATTTCGGGTTACGTAACGTTTGTTAATGGCCTGTTTGCGAAACACGGAATTCATGCTGCCATCTGTCGACGTTGTCGATTCCGATGGTGTGCGAAAGTCTGTCTCTTGCTTACGTGACGTCCGCGAGTCCGCCTTGCATACGTCTATTTACTCGATACTTACTCATCTCGCtcgttctctctcttctttcagGCCGTCTCCTTTCCTCTCTGCCTCTTGTCGTTCGTTTCGGTAGCCAACGATCCGCGTTGGCAATTTACTTTCGGCCGCGTACGCGGCGCCTCCCAAGGCCAAACGAAAGTTCGTTCTGAACCAAATCCGATGGAATTTTTTATCTGTAGTATGTACTTATCGGGGACGCCCAGGTCTAGCTGCTTGTTTTCGCCTTGTGCTATTATCGATGATGAACTTGAGGTGACCTCGAAAACTGCGCAACAGTGAGCGCGGGTGTGACGAAGACGAGTGTACGACAGAGAACGAGAGAGTATGGGATGACAGGGGGGCTAGGAACGGGCCAGACAGGGGAAGGAGAGccagaaagagagacagagagaaagaaagagagagggagagagggaggcGTTTACACTTTCGCTCTATATCATTTGCTGTCATGGCTcggatcttttttttttctgcaACACTTTCCAAAACGATACGCTTCTTCCGACAAATTTCTCCGTCTCTCGACCGATCGTCGGATCGAACTCATCGCATCTCTCGGATGCATCTCTGACCTTTCCCTCGGTAAATTCGACATTGACTTTTTGCAAATTCGCGCGAGTTACGTAAGAGGGGAGAGGAAGGCGAAGAACCGGTTACACGGTCGACGACAGACTCGCAGGACGAATTTTCATCCGAGTATTTGTTCGCGGGGGGGAATTGAAAATTCGGCGAAACTCGTTTACGTATCGTGACGACTCTCGCGATCTGTGGCAGAGGCGTCGTAACACCACGGTTCGAAGACAAGGTGAAGGTCTACTTGGTCGCGGTGCTTAATTCATTGAGACACTTTAGTTTCGTGCCTCGCCGCTAGTGCCCAGCAGCGTGCGAGAACGTATCTCGCGAAGAAATTGGCTTGGTGCGTTCGTGCCGCCTCCTCTCCGCCGGCTCTCCTCTTATCGGTACCGAGTTCGATCAACGTTCCGTGCAATTCGTCGCGTTGTAGAAAGACGCGGCCGTGCTCTCTCTATATAGAAACTAGATCGCGGCGTAAAGGAATATCTCTTCTGTCTGTTCGATGAATTTCCTAAATTCTACAGAGATGTGAAATTTTCCGACGACGTCCCATTAACTGGCGCGAGATGATGCGTTCCTTCGTCCTTTTCGTTCACGTAGAAGAAGTTCGCTTCTCCGTGACTAAATAGGATCCGATATCCGAAAAGACTTATCGTTTGATCGCACTGATTTCGTGAAACGCGCAACCGCATCGGATGAAAAAAGGGCCGCGGTCGAGGAGAGGGTAGTTCTTCCTGGCGGCCTCCTCGCTTCGCAGCCCCCGTCTTCGTCCCCACCACTGTCCACGTAACTCTTTCAAAAGTTCGTAAGACTCGCGTAACCAATCCGGAAGCTACTTAGATTTTTCTCTCCCCGCCGATCCCTCGGCCCTATCCTCCTtcacctttctctctctcctctttaCAACCCCTTGGCCCTCCCTTAGTCGTAGTatactctctctctttctccctctctctctctctctttccctgttTCTCATAGTCGCGGTGGTAGCGAGCTATCGATCGCCGTGGCTCTCCGCGCTTAGAGTCAACATCAGTCATAATACAGCGCAACGGCATACGGGGGTTATTAAGAATAATACGCATCCTAGGTATATATCCCCTTCCCGGCACCACGGAAAAACGGGGGAAGGAGCGTCGTACGTGGGGGGTTCCGTTGCTAGGGTAACCGGCTGGGTAAAATCCCGCAAAGAAGAAGCATCGCCGTTATGTTCCTGCTCCTGCTCTTACTCTTACTCTTACTCCTATTACTACTGCTGCTCTCTCGTTGTATCGACATCTCATCCTCGCGGACGTTATACTGGCTTTTATGAGACGATGAATGTACACTCGCCCTACCTTCCTCAGCTCCGTTAGTCCACCTTTCAACCCTCCTTTCGCCCTTCTTCCCCGATCGCTCTTTCTCGCTCTCTTTACACAGTTCTTCGTCTTCGTGTTGCTCGCGATACTCCGCTACGATTCTTGCCTCCTTTTAGCCGGCGAACGATTAACAGCGTCCGCATCCGTTTAGTCGGGAAACGAGCCGCGTTTCTcttgatttcttcttttctttggcCTGTCGCGCGCGCGTCATCCCTCTCTTGCCATCCGTTTTGTGATCTCTCGGTCGCGGTTTTCTTGCCATGCAAACCGACGATGATCGTCGCGCTCGTGAATCCGCTGGTAATCGATCGGCGTGAACATCTCGCTTGACATCTCGATGGACTCAGCCCCCTCCTCTTTGGTTGCAGACCGGGAGGTCGCCGAGGA harbors:
- the br gene encoding broad-complex core protein isoform X1, which produces MVDTQHFCLRWNNYQSSITSAFENLRDDEDFVDVTLACDGKSLKAHRVVLSACSPYFRELLKSTPCKHPVIVLQDVAFSDLHALVEFIYHGEVNVHQRSLSSFLKTAEVLRVSGLTQQADQTDRDELSHVRALAAGGNHLPFHEKSEESFPRGGSPPTPVTPTPTTVQQLLRRAQIRRNERRTPDPHDESAKKPRVPSPPLNNNDATPTDFSMVKNNHLSSKVEGNGVHEENSPLEDNIKCEPLELTGGNSGNGGNNEDSSDSGAAASDRPPASASSNEHEAESEHTSTPNFLSETKIFPTPGSFNFSMAALATEHTPLSVKFPGLGHGLQPPDLAGTSQDREVAEEDGGWQSATNGDGQRLTGQSSQSTATSQCEMMQGHQQHQELPIIDLLDDINDQMQIVLKSEPLSPKIDELESCLLNEQIDLQSDRGSANNANGQQTRQQNGNNNTNNRQHQQPRTTLNETVPFADLRWLTQNGNMQPASKLRDASRTQVEQELKYSSRSITGTYCSFCQKTFSRAWSLQRHLADTHFYVPQSLSCDQCGRSYKSRNSLVSHKSQYHARKERKEHEEQCEVTY
- the br gene encoding broad-complex core protein isoform X3, with the protein product MVDTQHFCLRWNNYQSSITSAFENLRDDEDFVDVTLACDGKSLKAHRVVLSACSPYFRELLKSTPCKHPVIVLQDVAFSDLHALVEFIYHGEVNVHQRSLSSFLKTAEVLRVSGLTQQADQTDRDELSHVRALAAGGNHLPFHEKSEESFPRGGSPPTPVTPTPTTVQQLLRRAQIRRNERRTPDPHDESAKKPRVPSPPLNNNDATPTDFSMVKNNHLSSKVEGNGVHEENSPLEDNIKCEPLELTGGNSGNGGNNEDSSDSGAAASDRPPASASSNEHEAESEHTSTPNFLSETKIFPTPGSFNFSMAALATEHTPLSVKFPGLGHGLQPPDLAGTSQGQLAGSGASDEFRCEPCNKILTSLTRLRRHIQNVHTRPSKEPICNICKRVYSSLNSLRNHKSIYHRQHSKNEQQRKEMEQMREREREQREHSDRVTSQQQQPQQQHQDQQQQQSRLG
- the br gene encoding broad-complex core protein isoform X6, coding for MVDTQHFCLRWNNYQSSITSAFENLRDDEDFVDVTLACDGKSLKAHRVVLSACSPYFRELLKSTPCKHPVIVLQDVAFSDLHALVEFIYHGEVNVHQRSLSSFLKTAEVLRVSGLTQQADQTDRDELSHVRALAAGGNHLPFHEKSEESFPRGGSPPTPVTPTPTTVQQLLRRAQIRRNERRTPDPHDESAKKPRVPSPPLNNNDATPTDFSMVKNNHLSSKVEGNGVHEENSPLEDNIKCEPLELTGGNSGNGGNNEDSSDSGAAASDRPPASASSNEHEAESEHTSTPNFLSETKIFPTPGSFNFSMAALATEHTPLSGLGHGLQPPDLAGTSQVLTSMTGLTLNSLNTQSAKKLFTCQLCGKVLCSKASLKRHVADKHAERQEEYRCVICERVYCSRNSLMTHIYTYHKSRPGDIDIKFF
- the br gene encoding broad-complex core protein isoform X4 — its product is MVDTQHFCLRWNNYQSSITSAFENLRDDEDFVDVTLACDGKSLKAHRVVLSACSPYFRELLKSTPCKHPVIVLQDVAFSDLHALVEFIYHGEVNVHQRSLSSFLKTAEVLRVSGLTQQADQTDRDELSHVRALAAGGNHLPFHEKSEESFPRGGSPPTPVTPTPTTVQQLLRRAQIRRNERRTPDPHDESAKKPRVPSPPLNNNDATPTDFSMVKNNHLSSKVEGNGVHEENSPLEDNIKCEPLELTGGNSGNGGNNEDSSDSGAAASDRPPASASSNEHEAESEHTSTPNFLSETKIFPTPGSFNFSMAALATEHTPLSGLGHGLQPPDLAGTSQGQLAGSGASDEFRCEPCNKILTSLTRLRRHIQNVHTRPSKEPICNICKRVYSSLNSLRNHKSIYHRQHSKNEQQRKEMEQMREREREQREHSDRVTSQQQQPQQQHQDQQQQQSRLG
- the br gene encoding broad-complex core protein isoform X5; the protein is MVDTQHFCLRWNNYQSSITSAFENLRDDEDFVDVTLACDGKSLKAHRVVLSACSPYFRELLKSTPCKHPVIVLQDVAFSDLHALVEFIYHGEVNVHQRSLSSFLKTAEVLRVSGLTQQADQTDRDELSHVRALAAGGNHLPFHEKSEESFPRGGSPPTPVTPTPTTVQQLLRRAQIRRNERRTPDPHDESAKKPRVPSPPLNNNDATPTDFSMVKNNHLSSKVEGNGVHEENSPLEDNIKCEPLELTGGNSGNGGNNEDSSDSGAAASDRPPASASSNEHEAESEHTSTPNFLSETKIFPTPGSFNFSMAALATEHTPLSVKFPGLGHGLQPPDLAGTSQVLTSMTGLTLNSLNTQSAKKLFTCQLCGKVLCSKASLKRHVADKHAERQEEYRCVICERVYCSRNSLMTHIYTYHKSRPGDIDIKFF
- the br gene encoding broad-complex core protein isoform X2; this translates as MVDTQHFCLRWNNYQSSITSAFENLRDDEDFVDVTLACDGKSLKAHRVVLSACSPYFRELLKSTPCKHPVIVLQDVAFSDLHALVEFIYHGEVNVHQRSLSSFLKTAEVLRVSGLTQQADQTDRDELSHVRALAAGGNHLPFHEKSEESFPRGGSPPTPVTPTPTTVQQLLRRAQIRRNERRTPDPHDESAKKPRVPSPPLNNNDATPTDFSMVKNNHLSSKVEGNGVHEENSPLEDNIKCEPLELTGGNSGNGGNNEDSSDSGAAASDRPPASASSNEHEAESEHTSTPNFLSETKIFPTPGSFNFSMAALATEHTPLSGLGHGLQPPDLAGTSQDREVAEEDGGWQSATNGDGQRLTGQSSQSTATSQCEMMQGHQQHQELPIIDLLDDINDQMQIVLKSEPLSPKIDELESCLLNEQIDLQSDRGSANNANGQQTRQQNGNNNTNNRQHQQPRTTLNETVPFADLRWLTQNGNMQPASKLRDASRTQVEQELKYSSRSITGTYCSFCQKTFSRAWSLQRHLADTHFYVPQSLSCDQCGRSYKSRNSLVSHKSQYHARKERKEHEEQCEVTY